The following coding sequences are from one Bacillota bacterium window:
- the rplB gene encoding 50S ribosomal protein L2, with protein MPVKSFKPTSPGVRSKTVSSFEEITRDTPEKSLVTPLRKKAGRNAQGRITVRHRGGGHNRRYRLVDFKRDKDGVPAKVATIEYDPNRTARIALLHYVDGEKRYILAPVGIRVGDIVESGPNADIRPGNALPLRNMPMGSMVHNIELYPGKGGQLVRAAGGMAQLMAKEGDFALIRMPSGEQRRVRLDCKATLGQVGNVDHENISIGKAGRNRWMGKRPTVRGVVMNPVDHPHGGGEGKSPIGRKSPVTPWGKPTLGHRTRKKGKPSDKYIVKKR; from the coding sequence GTGCCCGTAAAGTCTTTCAAGCCGACGTCCCCCGGGGTACGCTCGAAGACTGTTTCGAGTTTTGAGGAGATTACCAGGGATACCCCGGAAAAATCGCTGGTGACGCCGCTGAGGAAGAAGGCCGGACGCAACGCGCAAGGACGCATTACAGTAAGGCATCGCGGCGGAGGTCATAACCGGCGCTATCGCCTGGTCGACTTCAAGCGGGACAAAGATGGTGTGCCAGCCAAGGTGGCAACCATCGAGTATGACCCCAACCGGACGGCACGCATAGCTCTTCTGCACTATGTTGACGGGGAGAAACGGTACATACTCGCCCCTGTTGGAATAAGGGTTGGCGACATTGTAGAGTCCGGACCCAACGCGGACATCAGGCCGGGAAACGCCCTCCCGTTGAGAAACATGCCCATGGGCTCCATGGTGCACAACATTGAATTGTATCCAGGCAAGGGCGGCCAGCTGGTACGGGCGGCAGGTGGGATGGCCCAGCTCATGGCTAAGGAAGGGGATTTTGCCCTCATCAGAATGCCCTCAGGGGAACAGCGCCGGGTTCGCCTGGACTGCAAGGCCACACTGGGTCAGGTGGGAAACGTGGATCACGAGAACATATCCATCGGCAAGGCAGGGAGAAATCGCTGGATGGGTAAGAGGCCGACAGTCAGGGGCGTTGTTATGAACCCTGTGGACCATCCCCACGGTGGAGGCGAAGGCAAGTCGCCCATCGGCCGGAAGTCCCCTGTGACTCCCTGGGGAAAGCCCACCCTGGGCCATAGGACCAGGAAGAAGGGCAAGCCTTCTGACAAGTACATCGTCAAGAAGAGGTAA
- the rplC gene encoding 50S ribosomal protein L3, whose protein sequence is MDKGIIGKKVGMTEVFDEQGRAIPVTVIQAGPCVVVQKKAVDSDGYAAVQMGFSEVPERRVNKPLKGHFGKAGVKPTRYLKEFRLKGDWEVGQTVTAAVFAPGDLVDVAGTSKGKGFAGGIKRWGFHRGPMAHGSKYHRAPGSLQSRDASRVFKGRRLPGRLGGGRVTVQGLKVIKVDPHRGLLLVKGAVPGIRGSIVMVRNSFKAR, encoded by the coding sequence ATGGACAAAGGGATAATCGGCAAGAAGGTTGGCATGACCGAGGTCTTTGACGAGCAGGGTAGGGCCATTCCCGTTACGGTAATCCAAGCGGGGCCGTGCGTGGTAGTACAGAAGAAGGCCGTGGATTCCGATGGCTATGCTGCCGTCCAGATGGGGTTCTCTGAGGTACCCGAACGAAGGGTCAACAAACCCTTGAAGGGTCACTTCGGGAAGGCAGGAGTGAAGCCAACGCGCTACCTTAAGGAGTTTCGTCTCAAGGGTGACTGGGAGGTAGGCCAGACGGTGACAGCCGCTGTGTTCGCCCCGGGTGACCTTGTGGATGTTGCAGGTACCTCCAAGGGCAAGGGTTTCGCCGGCGGGATCAAGCGGTGGGGCTTCCACAGGGGTCCCATGGCCCATGGTTCCAAGTACCACAGGGCTCCGGGCTCCCTTCAATCCAGGGATGCATCCAGGGTATTCAAAGGCCGCAGGCTTCCCGGCAGGCTTGGAGGAGGGCGCGTCACCGTTCAGGGGCTCAAGGTGATAAAGGTGGATCCCCACAGGGGCCTTTTGCTGGTGAAAGGGGCTGTTCCAGGCATCCGAGGCTCCATCGTAATGGTCAGGAACAGCTTCAAGGCACGGTAG
- the rplW gene encoding 50S ribosomal protein L23, which yields MDARDVIIQPIVTEKSSNLMTQDKYVFEVAEGASKAQIKQAIEAIFKVQVKKVNTVRVQGKSRRMGKFAGKTASWRKAIVTLEPGQSIKLFEGA from the coding sequence ATGGACGCCAGGGACGTTATCATCCAACCCATCGTTACCGAGAAGAGCTCGAACCTGATGACCCAGGATAAGTACGTATTCGAGGTAGCGGAAGGGGCCAGCAAGGCCCAGATCAAGCAGGCCATCGAGGCGATCTTCAAGGTTCAGGTCAAGAAGGTGAATACCGTTAGAGTCCAGGGCAAGAGCAGGCGAATGGGAAAGTTCGCGGGCAAGACTGCATCCTGGAGGAAGGCCATCGTGACACTGGAGCCGGGACAGTCGATCAAGCTGTTCGAGGGCGCGTGA
- the tuf gene encoding elongation factor Tu, with protein MAKKKFERTKPHVNVGTIGHIDHGKTTLTAAITKVLATKALANFVPFDQIDKAPEEKARGITIATAHVEYETEKRHYAHVDCPGHADYIKNMITGAAQMDGAILVVSAADGPMPQTREHILLARQVNVPSMVVFLNKADMVDDPELLELVELEVRELLTKYGFPGDETPVIAGSALKALESDGENEWTKGIWELMDAVDEYIPTPQRDIDKPFLMPIEDVFTITGRGTVTTGRVDRGTVKVGDEVEVVGFADKARKTVVTGVEMFRKILDRAEAGDNVGTLLRGVDKEEVERGQVLAKPGSIHPHRKFKAQVYVLTREEGGRHTPFFQGYRPQFYLRTTDVTGQIKLPDGVEMVMPGDNINMDVELITTIAIEEGLRFAIREGGRTVGAGAVTQIIE; from the coding sequence ATGGCCAAGAAGAAGTTTGAGAGGACGAAGCCGCACGTAAACGTAGGGACGATAGGGCACATAGACCATGGGAAGACGACGTTGACGGCGGCGATAACGAAGGTGCTGGCGACGAAGGCGCTGGCGAATTTCGTACCGTTCGATCAGATCGACAAGGCGCCGGAGGAGAAGGCGCGGGGGATCACGATAGCGACGGCACACGTGGAGTACGAGACGGAGAAGAGGCACTACGCGCACGTGGACTGCCCGGGGCACGCTGACTACATCAAGAACATGATAACTGGCGCGGCGCAGATGGACGGGGCGATACTGGTGGTATCGGCGGCCGACGGGCCGATGCCGCAGACCAGGGAGCATATTTTACTGGCCAGGCAGGTTAACGTGCCATCGATGGTGGTGTTTTTGAACAAGGCTGACATGGTGGACGACCCGGAGCTACTGGAACTGGTGGAGTTGGAGGTAAGGGAGCTGCTGACGAAGTACGGTTTCCCCGGGGACGAGACACCGGTGATAGCGGGTTCAGCGCTGAAGGCACTGGAGAGCGATGGAGAGAACGAGTGGACCAAGGGCATCTGGGAGTTGATGGACGCGGTAGATGAGTACATACCGACACCCCAGAGGGATATAGACAAGCCGTTCCTGATGCCGATAGAGGATGTGTTCACCATCACGGGGCGGGGGACGGTGACGACAGGGCGAGTTGACAGGGGAACAGTGAAGGTAGGAGACGAGGTAGAGGTGGTAGGGTTTGCGGACAAGGCAAGGAAGACCGTGGTGACAGGGGTGGAGATGTTCCGGAAGATCCTGGACCGGGCGGAAGCGGGGGACAACGTAGGGACGCTGTTGAGAGGCGTTGACAAGGAAGAGGTAGAAAGAGGGCAGGTGCTGGCCAAGCCCGGGAGCATACACCCGCACCGGAAGTTCAAGGCGCAGGTATACGTGCTGACACGGGAAGAGGGAGGCAGGCACACTCCATTCTTCCAGGGTTACCGCCCGCAGTTCTACCTGAGGACCACGGACGTGACAGGGCAGATCAAGCTCCCGGACGGGGTGGAGATGGTGATGCCCGGGGATAACATTAACATGGATGTGGAACTCATCACCACCATCGCCATCGAGGAGGGCCTGCGTTTCGCCATCCGCGAGGGCGGTCGCACGGTGGGTGCCGGTGCCGTGACCCAAATAATCGAGTAG
- the rpsJ gene encoding 30S ribosomal protein S10, whose amino-acid sequence MASQKIRIRLRAFDHKLLDQSAVRIVETARRTGAEVSGPVPLPTERSVYTILTAPNGEKDIREQFEMRVHKRLIDIVDPTPKTVDALMRLDLPAGVDIEIKL is encoded by the coding sequence ATGGCGTCACAGAAGATCCGTATTAGGCTCAGGGCTTTTGACCACAAGCTCCTGGACCAGTCAGCCGTTAGGATAGTGGAGACGGCCCGCAGGACCGGTGCCGAGGTTTCCGGCCCCGTGCCACTCCCCACGGAGCGAAGCGTTTACACCATCCTTACCGCTCCCAATGGAGAAAAGGACATACGGGAGCAGTTTGAGATGAGAGTGCACAAGCGCCTCATTGACATAGTGGATCCCACCCCCAAGACCGTTGACGCCCTGATGCGCCTCGACCTTCCGGCCGGGGTGGACATCGAGATCAAGTTGTAA
- the rplD gene encoding 50S ribosomal protein L4 — protein sequence MPQVALYNQEGNEIGSIDLNEEVFGAEVNEALLHQVAVGQAAARRAGTASTKTRAEVRGGGRKPYRQKGTGWARHGSIRSPIWRKGGVAFGPKPRDFGFQVPRKARRVALKSALSAKVRDGEIRVVDRIAMQEPKTGVIRSLLKKLNVSKGALVVMAEKDPNVFLSARNMPKVRSIQAVDLNVYDVLSHGHLVITQDAVARVEEVLG from the coding sequence ATGCCCCAAGTGGCACTCTACAACCAGGAAGGCAATGAAATAGGAAGCATCGACCTTAACGAAGAGGTATTCGGTGCCGAGGTAAACGAAGCCCTGCTTCACCAAGTGGCGGTGGGCCAGGCTGCGGCACGCAGGGCTGGCACCGCTTCTACCAAGACCAGGGCTGAGGTTCGCGGGGGCGGCAGGAAGCCCTACCGCCAGAAGGGAACCGGCTGGGCCAGGCATGGTTCCATCCGCTCGCCCATCTGGAGGAAGGGTGGTGTGGCCTTCGGTCCTAAGCCCAGGGACTTCGGGTTTCAAGTCCCCAGGAAGGCGCGGCGAGTGGCGCTGAAGTCGGCGCTGTCCGCCAAGGTCAGGGACGGAGAAATCCGGGTGGTAGACCGCATAGCCATGCAGGAGCCCAAGACCGGCGTCATTCGTTCCTTGCTTAAGAAACTCAATGTGAGTAAGGGCGCCCTGGTGGTAATGGCCGAGAAGGACCCCAATGTGTTTCTCTCCGCCCGCAACATGCCTAAGGTAAGGAGCATTCAGGCTGTGGATCTTAACGTCTACGACGTCCTCAGTCACGGGCACCTCGTCATCACCCAGGATGCGGTGGCCAGAGTAGAGGAGGTGCTCGGCTGA